A stretch of Faecalibacterium duncaniae DNA encodes these proteins:
- a CDS encoding PSP1 domain-containing protein codes for MKKVISVRFKENGKSYYFDPAGADIKTGEYVIVETARGIECGEVVQGVKEIADSAVSKALKPITRMADSVDVRRMRQNREDEKRAYHTCQECIARHGLEMKLVEAEYTLDRSKIMFYFTADGRVDFRELVKDLAGIFHTRIELRQIGVRDESKMIGGLGICGQPFCCSRFLKDFQPVSIKMAKEQGLSLNPTKISGACGRLMCCLSYEENAYEYLNSIMPMVGSTVRTPDGLGTVLEVNPISGYLRVRCGTEALTPRYYKVGVCEYISGGKRAPRRPDPDDDYSGVRNPAPVVAAADEKGNVGCGKCPKKEK; via the coding sequence ATGAAAAAAGTCATCTCTGTCCGTTTCAAGGAAAACGGCAAAAGCTATTATTTCGACCCTGCCGGGGCCGACATCAAAACCGGCGAATACGTGATCGTGGAGACCGCCCGAGGCATTGAGTGCGGCGAGGTGGTGCAGGGCGTGAAAGAGATCGCCGACAGCGCCGTTTCCAAGGCGCTCAAGCCCATCACCCGGATGGCCGACAGCGTGGATGTGCGCCGGATGCGCCAGAACCGCGAGGATGAGAAGCGCGCCTACCACACCTGCCAGGAGTGCATTGCCCGCCACGGCCTGGAAATGAAGCTGGTGGAGGCCGAGTACACCCTTGACCGCTCCAAGATCATGTTCTACTTTACCGCCGACGGCCGGGTAGACTTCCGCGAACTGGTCAAGGATCTGGCCGGCATCTTCCACACCCGCATCGAGCTGCGCCAGATCGGCGTGCGCGACGAGAGCAAGATGATCGGCGGTCTGGGCATCTGCGGCCAGCCTTTCTGCTGCAGCCGCTTCCTCAAGGATTTCCAGCCCGTTTCCATCAAGATGGCCAAGGAGCAGGGCCTTTCCCTGAATCCCACCAAGATCAGCGGTGCCTGCGGCCGGTTGATGTGCTGCCTTTCCTACGAGGAAAACGCCTACGAATACCTGAACAGCATCATGCCCATGGTGGGCAGCACCGTGCGCACCCCGGATGGTCTGGGCACCGTGCTGGAGGTGAACCCCATCTCCGGCTACCTGCGGGTGCGCTGCGGCACCGAAGCCCTGACCCCGCGCTACTATAAGGTGGGCGTGTGTGAGTATATCAGCGGCGGCAAACGGGCACCCCGCCGCCCCGACCCGGACGACGATTATTCCGGTGTGCGCAACCCCGCCCCGGTGGTGGCAGCCGCCGATGAAAAGGGCAATGTGGGCTGCGGCAAATGCCCCAAAAAAGAGAAATAA